A single region of the Glycine max cultivar Williams 82 chromosome 20, Glycine_max_v4.0, whole genome shotgun sequence genome encodes:
- the LOC102665940 gene encoding uncharacterized mitochondrial protein AtMg00860-like, which translates to MSPTELSKLKKQLEELLEKRFVRPSVSPWGALVLLVKKKDGTMRDRQLYAKLSKCEFWLEKVSYLGHVISQGGITVDPSKIEVILEWESPKSVFEIRSFLGLARYYRRFIEGFSKLALPLTRLTRKGQAFVWDTQCEHNFQTLKERLMTAPVLVLPNPREPF; encoded by the exons ATGTCTCCTACAGAGTTATCCAagcttaagaaacagttagagGAGTTGTTGGAGAAGCGGTTTGTGAGACCGAGTGTGTCTCCATGGGGAGCACTAGTGTtgttagtgaagaagaaagatgggacCATGAG GGACCGACAACTctatgctaagttgtccaagtgtgagttttggttagagaaagttagtTACCTAGGGCATGTGATATCTCAAGGGGGCATAACTGTAGATCCATCTAAGATAGAAGTCATTCTTGAGTGGGAGAGTCCTAAATCTGTTTTTGAGATTAGGAGTTTTCTGGGTTTAGCAAGATACTACCGGAGATTCATAGAAGGTTTCTCCAAGTTAGCTTTGCCTTTGACTAGACTGACTCGtaagggtcaagcttttgtgtgggaCACCCAATGTGAGCATAATTTTCAGACCCTTAAGGAAAGATTGATGACCGCTCCAGTGCTAGTTTTGCCTAACCCGAGGGAACCCTTTTGA
- the LOC100789893 gene encoding zinc-finger homeodomain protein 2, whose translation MEFKHHEKTELSMPAATASHNDFGIPPSSQGEEEPVAAAIPVAIPVTPTPPTLAQNNDNEKYHECLKNHTVKTGVHTLDGCIKFLPLGEEGTLDALKCLVCNYHRNFHRKETPNDTYLVPYYHHSPLPLAAYYGEQMGYPRVQGQQCTTLALPSRSRGSGGAQSSREDMEAVSDPTSATPHGGSSKKRFRTRFTLEQKEKMLAFAEKLGWRILKNDESVVQEFCAQTSILPHVLKVWVHNNMHTLGKKL comes from the coding sequence ATGGAGTTTAAGCACCATGAGAAAACTGAGTTGAGCATGCCCGCAGCAACAGCGAGTCACAACGACTTTGGAATACCGCCCTCAAGTCAAGGCGAAGAGGAGCCAGTGGCGGCGGCGATACCAGTGGCGATTCCAGTGACCCCAACACCACCCACCTTGGCTCAAAACAACGACAATGAGAAGTATCATGAGTGCCTTAAGAACCACACCGTCAAAACTGGCGTCCACACACTTGATGGATGCATCAAGTTCTTGCCTCTAGGTGAGGAGGGAACCCTGGATGCGCTAAAATGCCTCGTGTGCAACTACCACCGAAACTTCCATCGTAAGGAGACCCCCAATGACACCTACCTGGTGCCCTACTACCACCACTCGCCGTTGCCATTGGCAGCGTACTATGGGGAGCAGATGGGCTACCCCCGTGTGCAAGGGCAACAATGCACCACACTGGCACTCCCCTCCAGGTCAAGGGGTAGTGGTGGGGCCCAGTCCTCGAGGGAGGACATGGAAGCAGTGTCAGACCCAACGAGTGCCACTCCTCATGGCGGGTCCAGCAAGAAGCGTTTCAGGACTAGGTTCACCCTAGAGCAAAAAGAGAAGATGTTGGCCTTTGCAGAAAAGCTTGGTTGGAGGATTCTGAAGAACGATGAGAGTGTCGTGCAGGAGTTTTGTGCCCAAACTAGCATCCTACCTCATGTGCTTAAGGTGTGGGTGCACAACAACATGCACACCTTAGGTAAGAAgctatag